In a genomic window of Bradyrhizobium sp. LLZ17:
- a CDS encoding chemotaxis protein CheW, which translates to MTKKTQSGEGAMVEYVTAMIGGQLFGLPISRVQDVFMPERVTRVPLSSREIAGVLNLRGRIVTVVDMRARLGLPKPEDGKVPMAVGVDLRGESYGLLIDQIGEVLRLSEDGKEDNPVNLDPRMAKLAGGVHRLDGQLMVVLDVDRVLELKTEVQMAA; encoded by the coding sequence ATGACCAAGAAGACCCAGTCCGGCGAAGGCGCCATGGTCGAATACGTCACCGCGATGATCGGCGGCCAGCTGTTCGGCCTGCCGATCTCCCGGGTCCAGGACGTGTTCATGCCCGAGCGTGTCACCCGCGTCCCGCTGTCCTCGCGCGAGATCGCGGGCGTGTTGAACCTGCGCGGCCGCATCGTCACCGTGGTCGACATGCGCGCCCGGCTCGGCCTGCCCAAGCCTGAGGATGGCAAGGTGCCGATGGCGGTCGGGGTCGATTTGCGCGGCGAATCCTATGGCCTGCTGATCGACCAGATCGGCGAGGTGCTGCGCCTGTCCGAGGACGGCAAGGAAGACAACCCCGTCAACCTCGACCCCCGCATGGCCAAGCTTGCCGGCGGCGTCCACCGCCTCGACGGTCAGCTCATGGTCGTCCTCGACGTCGATCGCGTCCTCGAACTCAAAACCGAAGTGCAAATGGCTGCGTGA
- a CDS encoding PleD family two-component system response regulator: MKTCLVVDDSSVVRKIARRILEGLEFEVTEAEDGSKALEICQRKLPDAVLLDWNMPIMDGFEFMGHMRRLPGGDQPKVVFCTTENNVAHIAQALSGGANEYIMKPFDKDIIADKFAEVGLIPVGQVMV, encoded by the coding sequence ATGAAGACATGTTTGGTGGTCGATGATTCCAGCGTCGTGCGCAAGATCGCACGCCGGATCCTGGAAGGCCTGGAATTCGAAGTCACCGAGGCCGAGGACGGCTCGAAAGCGCTCGAGATCTGCCAGCGCAAATTGCCCGACGCGGTGCTGCTCGACTGGAACATGCCGATCATGGATGGCTTCGAGTTCATGGGCCACATGCGCCGCCTGCCCGGCGGAGACCAGCCCAAGGTCGTGTTCTGCACCACCGAGAACAATGTGGCTCATATCGCTCAGGCACTCAGCGGCGGTGCCAACGAGTACATCATGAAGCCCTTCGACAAAGACATCATCGCCGACAAATTTGCTGAAGTCGGCTTGATCCCCGTTGGACAAGTCATGGTCTGA